A section of the Lampris incognitus isolate fLamInc1 chromosome 8, fLamInc1.hap2, whole genome shotgun sequence genome encodes:
- the LOC130117149 gene encoding proteasome assembly chaperone 1-like, with translation MATFFGEVQSVYSRAIEEYDEDLDGNDEDEQIRQEVQEKREVHLSWYSEDSQALGGRFLQCSDFILAVGHNAASFLSAYFVKTENWKAIGHATLWNERTSTRVGQTSEQPTGVFYRHVEDPSVLMCKITDYIAEDQLFQWTEKVFGCLQPRGLNVIVLSDSLAADYMTSDYLRDSMGLFLRCLQTSVSKRKIICPLLEQPNIVSGLPAAVLSHCQVHHIPAVAYQCYSDVIRPDSTTMEAYKPVLTILNKIIKLDVGPNADVLSKFAKTSDVQSNLYI, from the exons ATGGCGACGTTTTTCGGGGAAGTTCAGTCTGTGTACTCACGCGCTATCGAAGAATACGATGAGGACCTGGACGGAAACGATGAGGACGAACAAATTCGCCAAGAAGTGCAGGAAAAGAG GGAGGTGCATCTGTCATGGTACTCCGAGGACAGCCAGGCATTAGGAGGCCGTTTTCTTCAGTGTTCAGACTTCATCCTAGCAGTGGGCCATAATGCTGCAA GTTTTTTGTCAGCGTATTTTGTGAAAACGGAGAACTGGAAAGCAATAGGACATGCAACGCTTTGGAACGAGAGGACTTCGACCAGAGTCGGACAAACTAGTGAGCAGCCAACAGGCGTTTTCTACAGACATGTAGAGGATCCTTCA GTTTTGATGTGCAAAATCACTGACTACATTGCAGAGGATCAGCTGTTTCAGTGGACTGAAAAG GTATTTGGTTGTCTCCAGCCAAGAGGTCTGAATGTGATTGTATTGTCGGACAGCCTTGCAGCTGATTACATGACATCAGACTATCTCCGTGACAGCATGGGCCTGTTCTTGCGCTGTCTTCAGACCAGTGTTTCCAAAAGAAAGATCATCTGCCCCTTGCTTGAGCAGCCTAATATAGTCAGTGGACTTCCAGCCGCAG TTCTCAGCCACTGCCAGGTCCATCATATCCCCGCTGTTGCCTATCAGTGTTACAGTGATGTTATTAGACCAGACTCCACCACCATGGAGGCCTACAAGCCTGTATTGACCATCCTTAACAAAATTATCAAG CTGGATGTAGGTCCAAATGCAGATGTCCTGTCCAAGTTTGCCAAAACCAGTGACGTTCAGAGCAATCTTTATATCTAA